From a single Bacillota bacterium genomic region:
- a CDS encoding FeoC-like transcriptional regulator — MRPLRRLLAAVAEQKAISSAELARQLGVSQDSLRLMLRQLNAIGLVAPAPATPAAPAGKGSRPCDLAPPRSGCGACPMASSCRPGSGRAARGGAGGPASAWMLTEQGRRLAALLGPQPA; from the coding sequence GTGAGGCCGCTTCGCCGGCTTCTGGCAGCCGTAGCGGAGCAGAAGGCGATCTCCAGCGCCGAACTCGCCCGGCAGCTCGGCGTGAGCCAGGATTCGCTCAGACTGATGCTGCGACAGTTGAACGCGATCGGCCTGGTGGCCCCGGCTCCTGCGACGCCGGCGGCTCCGGCGGGGAAAGGCTCCCGCCCCTGCGATCTTGCGCCGCCGCGATCGGGCTGCGGTGCTTGTCCGATGGCGTCCTCGTGCCGGCCGGGTTCGGGTAGAGCCGCACGGGGGGGCGCGGGAGGGCCCGCTTCGGCCTGGATGCTCACCGAGCAGGGCCGGCGCCTGGCGGCTCTGCTGGGGCCGCAGCCTGCTTGA